A window of the Lagopus muta isolate bLagMut1 chromosome 1, bLagMut1 primary, whole genome shotgun sequence genome harbors these coding sequences:
- the GSX1 gene encoding GS homeobox 1, translated as MPRSFLVDSLVLREAGEKKGEGSPPPPLFPYAVHPSHPLPGLPAGSCHARKAGLLCVCPLCVTASQLHPPPPAIPLLKASFPPFGSQYCHPPLGRQQNSVSAVSVGHGPALYQGAYPLPDPRQFHCISVDSTSSQLPSSKRMRTAFTSTQLLELEREFASNMYLSRLRRIEIATYLNLSEKQVKIWFQNRRVKHKKEGKSGSHRGGGSGHSCKCSALSTTKCSEDDEDLRMSPSSSGKDDRGLAATP; from the exons ATGCCGCGCTCCTTCCTGGTGGACTCGCTGGTGCTGCGGGAGGCGGGCGAGAAGAAGGGCGAGGGCagccccccgccgccgctcTTCCCCTACGCCGTGCACCCCTCGCACCCGCTGCCGGGGCTGCCGGCCGGCTCCTGCCACGCGCGCAAAGCCGGGCTGCTGTGCGTGTGCCCGCTGTGCGTCACCGCCTCGCAGCTGcacccgccgccgcccgccatCCCCCTGCTCAAGGCCTCCTTCCCCCCGTTCGGCTCCCAGTACTGCCACCCGCCCCTCGGCCGTCAGCAGAACTCCGTGTCCGCCGTCAGCGTGGGGCACGGCCCGGCGCTCTACCAGGGCGCCTACCCGCTGCCCGACCCCCGGCAGTTCCACTGCATCTCCGTGG ACAGCACGTCGAGCCAACTGCCAAGCAGCAAGAGGATGCGCACCGCCTTCACCAGCACGCAGCTTCTGGAGCTGGAGAGGGAGTTCGCCTCCAACATGTACCTCTCCCGGCTGCGGCGAATCGAGATCGCCACCTACCTGAACCTCTCCGAGAAGCAGGTGAAGATATGGTTCCAGAACCGCCGGGTCAAACacaagaaagaaggcaaaagcGGATCCCACCGGGGAGGGGGGTCCGGGCACAGCTGCAAATGCTCGGCCCTTTCCACCACCAAGTGCTCGGAGGACGACGAGGACTTGCGCATGTCTCCGTCCTCTTCGGGGAAGGACGACAGAGGCCTCGCCGCCACCCCCTGA